A genomic stretch from Numida meleagris isolate 19003 breed g44 Domestic line chromosome 2, NumMel1.0, whole genome shotgun sequence includes:
- the PRELID3A gene encoding PRELI domain containing protein 3A isoform X1: MKIWSSEHVFGHPWDTVIKAAMRKYPNPMNPCVVGVDVLDRSLDNRGRLHSHRLLSTEWGLPSIVKAILGTSRTLTYIEEHSVVDPVEKKMELCSTNITLTNLVSVDERLVYTPHPENPEKTVLTQEAIITVKGISLSSYLESLMANTISSNARKGRDALEWVISKLNAELEELKSTREGIKPAMAAASTGK; the protein is encoded by the exons ATGAAAATCTGGAGCTCGGAGCACGTCTTCGG GCACCCTTGGGATACAGTGATCAAAGCTGCTATGAGAAAGTACCCCAACCCAATGAACCCGTGTGTGGTGGGAGTAGATGTCCTCGACAGAAGCCTTGACAACCGGGGGAGGCTGCATAGTCACCGTCTTCTCAGCACAGAGTGGGGATTGCCTAGTATTGTCAAAGCG ATTTTAGGAACAAGTAGAACTCTGACTTACATTGAGGAACATTCTGTGGTGgatccagtggaaaaaaagatggagcTTTGCTCAACTAAT attACCCTTACAAACTTGGTGTCTGTTGATGAGAGACTGGTTTACACACCTCATCCTGAAAACCCTGAAAA AACTGTGCTAACTCAAGAAGCAATTATTACTGTCAAAGGCATTAGCTTGAGCAGTTATTTGGAAAGCTTAATGGCAAACACAATATCTTCTAATGCCAGAAAG GGCCGGGATGCCCTGGAGTGGGTGATCAGCAAACTGAACGCGGAACTGGAGGAGCTGAAGTCAACGCGCGAGGGCATAAAACCAGCCATGGCAGCGGCATCCACCGGGAAATAG
- the PRELID3A gene encoding PRELI domain containing protein 3A isoform X2 translates to MKIWSSEHVFGHPWDTVIKAAMRKYPNPMNPCVVGVDVLDRSLDNRGRLHSHRLLSTEWGLPSIVKAILGTSRTLTYIEEHSVVDPVEKKMELCSTNITLTNLVSVDERLVYTPHPENPEKTVLTQEAIITVKGISLSSYLESLMANTISSNARKGWDAIEWIIQNSESALS, encoded by the exons ATGAAAATCTGGAGCTCGGAGCACGTCTTCGG GCACCCTTGGGATACAGTGATCAAAGCTGCTATGAGAAAGTACCCCAACCCAATGAACCCGTGTGTGGTGGGAGTAGATGTCCTCGACAGAAGCCTTGACAACCGGGGGAGGCTGCATAGTCACCGTCTTCTCAGCACAGAGTGGGGATTGCCTAGTATTGTCAAAGCG ATTTTAGGAACAAGTAGAACTCTGACTTACATTGAGGAACATTCTGTGGTGgatccagtggaaaaaaagatggagcTTTGCTCAACTAAT attACCCTTACAAACTTGGTGTCTGTTGATGAGAGACTGGTTTACACACCTCATCCTGAAAACCCTGAAAA AACTGTGCTAACTCAAGAAGCAATTATTACTGTCAAAGGCATTAGCTTGAGCAGTTATTTGGAAAGCTTAATGGCAAACACAATATCTTCTAATGCCAGAAAG GGGTGGGATGCTATTGAGTGGATAATTCAAAATTCTGAAAGCGCTCTAAGCTAG